In one window of Rhizobium sp. ACO-34A DNA:
- a CDS encoding amino acid ABC transporter permease, giving the protein MSHVSELIPPRPAPPQVSRRVTKSHIIGVAGLAIWLLLAAGLVYMMVSNWDMDKFVKYEQRYRSGLLTTVTLVFVSVLLGALLSAPIAYARMSKNRVLNAVSYAYVYLFRGTPLLAQIYLIYYGVGSFRTGIESVGLWWFFREAWNCALLSMTLNTAAYQAEILRGAIQSVPRGQTEGAKSLGLPPSVTFWKIILPQALIVALRPYGNEIILMIKGSAVVAVVTVLDLMGQTRYTFSRTFDYQAYLWAAVFYLSIVEAMRHAWGWMEARLTRHLKR; this is encoded by the coding sequence GCCATGTGAGTGAACTCATCCCGCCGCGTCCCGCGCCTCCGCAGGTATCGCGCCGCGTTACGAAGAGCCATATCATCGGCGTCGCAGGGCTGGCCATCTGGCTTCTTCTCGCAGCCGGGCTCGTCTATATGATGGTGTCCAACTGGGACATGGACAAGTTCGTCAAATACGAGCAGCGCTATCGCTCAGGCCTTCTGACGACAGTTACCCTGGTCTTTGTCTCCGTTCTGCTCGGCGCGCTTCTCTCGGCACCTATCGCCTATGCCCGCATGTCGAAGAACCGGGTGCTGAACGCTGTTTCCTACGCCTATGTCTACCTTTTCCGCGGCACGCCGCTGCTCGCCCAGATCTATCTGATCTACTACGGCGTCGGATCGTTCCGGACCGGAATCGAGTCCGTCGGCCTCTGGTGGTTCTTCCGTGAAGCGTGGAACTGCGCGCTTCTGTCCATGACGCTCAACACCGCCGCCTATCAGGCCGAAATCCTTCGCGGCGCGATCCAGAGCGTGCCGCGCGGACAGACGGAAGGCGCGAAATCACTCGGCCTTCCACCCTCGGTGACCTTCTGGAAGATCATCCTGCCCCAGGCACTGATTGTGGCTCTCCGCCCCTACGGCAACGAGATCATCCTGATGATCAAGGGATCGGCCGTCGTCGCGGTGGTCACGGTACTCGACCTGATGGGACAGACCCGCTACACCTTCTCGCGCACCTTCGATTATCAGGCCTATCTCTGGGCGGCGGTATTCTACTTGTCGATCGTCGAAGCCATGCGTCACGCATGGGGATGGATGGAAGCCCGCCTGACGCGGCACCTGAAACGCTGA
- a CDS encoding aspartate-semialdehyde dehydrogenase encodes MNQDMELMLKGYGLTTAQILYRLPDHPTFLQTYIWQHYDLAPDFPEMRTFLQFWQEKLDGPLHSVRYVHKKMIAANEWRALKGEFILH; translated from the coding sequence ATGAACCAGGACATGGAACTGATGCTCAAGGGCTACGGCCTGACGACTGCCCAGATACTCTATCGCCTTCCCGACCACCCGACATTCCTCCAGACCTATATCTGGCAACATTACGATCTGGCGCCTGACTTCCCGGAAATGCGGACGTTCCTGCAGTTCTGGCAGGAGAAGCTGGACGGCCCGCTGCATTCGGTTCGCTATGTGCACAAGAAGATGATCGCGGCAAACGAGTGGCGCGCCCTGAAAGGCGAGTTCATCCTGCACTGA
- a CDS encoding S-adenosylmethionine-dependent methyltransferase yields the protein MAKIDEEALAEAYNRALALEKAGDIDAAVKAYEEVLAIDPEDHGGASVRIASLGRGDAPPKAPDAYVETLFDQHAEAFEDILVEQLGYAVPVLVRQRLQSLGLGPFKRMLDLGCGTGLTGGTLRDMAEDITGLDISENMVEIAHEKDLYETLYVAEVEDFLEDNDDEPFDLVTATDVLPYLGALEPLFFGTAENMVEGGIFVFSSETLPEDVMAGRTYMVGPHQRFAHAETYVRERLAATGFELVEISEINVRMQDGHPTPGHLVIARLRG from the coding sequence ATGGCCAAGATCGACGAAGAAGCTCTGGCGGAAGCGTATAACCGTGCGCTTGCCCTCGAAAAGGCCGGCGACATCGACGCGGCCGTGAAAGCCTATGAGGAAGTTCTGGCCATCGATCCGGAAGACCATGGCGGCGCCTCGGTCCGTATCGCATCGCTCGGACGCGGCGACGCCCCGCCCAAGGCGCCGGATGCCTATGTCGAAACCCTGTTCGACCAGCATGCGGAAGCCTTCGAGGATATCCTCGTCGAGCAACTCGGCTATGCCGTTCCCGTACTCGTCCGCCAGCGGCTGCAGTCGCTCGGCCTCGGCCCCTTCAAGCGCATGCTGGACCTCGGCTGCGGCACAGGGCTGACGGGCGGAACCCTGCGGGACATGGCGGAAGACATCACCGGTCTCGACATCTCCGAGAACATGGTCGAAATCGCTCATGAGAAGGACCTCTACGAGACCCTCTACGTCGCCGAAGTCGAGGATTTCCTTGAAGACAATGACGACGAGCCCTTCGACCTTGTCACCGCGACCGACGTCCTGCCCTATCTCGGCGCCCTGGAGCCGCTGTTCTTCGGCACGGCCGAAAACATGGTCGAGGGCGGTATCTTCGTCTTCTCCTCCGAGACCCTGCCGGAGGACGTCATGGCAGGCCGCACCTATATGGTCGGCCCGCACCAACGCTTCGCCCATGCGGAAACCTATGTCCGCGAACGGCTCGCCGCCACCGGCTTCGAACTGGTGGAAATTTCCGAGATCAACGTGCGCATGCAAGACGGCCATCCGACACCCGGACATCTGGTGATCGCACGTCTGCGCGGCTGA